A single genomic interval of Lathyrus oleraceus cultivar Zhongwan6 chromosome 7, CAAS_Psat_ZW6_1.0, whole genome shotgun sequence harbors:
- the LOC127101335 gene encoding germin-like protein subfamily 1 member 17: MKVLYFLVSILALASVSFAYDPSPLQDFCVAIKDPKDGVFVNGKFCKDPALVKAEDFFKHIDPGNPVNALGSQVTPVFVDQLFGLNTLGISLARIDFAPKGLNPPHIHPRGTEILTVLEGTLYVGFVTSNQDKNRLFTKVLNKGDVFVFPIGLIHFQLNVGYGNAVAIAGLSSQNPGVITIANALFKSNPPISDEVLTKAFQVDKSIIDYLQGQTWYDNN; the protein is encoded by the exons ATGAAAGTTCTTTACTTCCTTGTTAGCATTTTGGCTTTGGCATCCGTTTCCTTTGCTTATGACCCAAGCCCTCTCCAAGACTTTTGTGTTGCAATCAAAGACCCTAAAGATGGTG TATTTGTGAATGGAAAGTTCTGTAAAGATCCTGCGCTAGTTAAAGCTGAAGATTTCTTCAAACATATTGATCCTGGGAATCCCGTAAATGCATTGGGCTCTCAAGTGACTCCAGTATTTGTAGACCAACTATTTGGACTAAACACACTTGGAATATCTTTGGCTCGCATTGATTTTGCCCCTAAAGGTTTAAATCCACCCCACATTCACCCTCGAGGGACTGAGATCCTTACCGTTCTCGAAGGAACTCTTTATGTTGGATTTGTCACTTCCAATCAAGATAAAAATCGTCTTTTCACCAAAGTTCTCAACAAGGGAGATGTGTTTGTGTTCCCAATTGGTCTAATTCACTTTCAACTAAATGTGGGATATGGCAACGCCGTTGCCATCGCTGGACTTAGCAGTCAAAATCCAGGAGTTATCACTATTGCAAATGCTTTGTTTAAATCTAACCCCCCTATTTCTGACGAGGTTCTTACTAAAGCTTTTCAAGTTGATAAGAGTATCATTGATTATCTTCAAGGACAGACTTGGTATGACAATAACTAG